GCCGCCGAGGCCAGCTACAACAATCATTGGGGCGTGCCGCTGACCCTTGCGCGGATGCCGCGCGACAGCGATTTCGCCATTATCGAGATTGGCATGAACCAGCCGGGCGAGATCGCGCCGCTCGCCCGGCTGGCCCGCCCGCATGTCGCCATGATCACCACGGTCGCCGCCGCGCATCTCGAGGCTTTCGGTGCCATCGAAGGCATCGCGCATGAGAAGGGCGCGATCTTTGAAGGGCTCGAGGCGATCGGCACCGCGATCATTCCCGAAGGCTTGTCCGTGACTTCGATCCTGCGCGATCACGCCGATGCGGCGGGGGCAATCCTGATGGGCTTCGGGCGCGAGGGCATGGCGCGGCTGGTACATACGAAGCCCGAGGACGGTCAATTGAAATGCCGCGCAAGAATTGCCGCGGAAACGATTGATTTTACGCTGGAAACCACCGGCACCCATTTCGCCCTGAACGCGGTCGGCGTGCTTGCCGCGCTTGGCGCTGCCGGGGCCGATGTGAAAGAGGCGGCCCTGCGCCTCGCCGATTGGCAGCCACCCAAAGGCCGAGGCGCGGTCGAGGATCTGGGCGGCATCCACCTGATTGACGATGCGTTCAACGCCAACCCGACCTCGCTGGCGGCGGGCTTGGCGATGCTGGCCGGGTTGCAGGCGGGGCGGCGCGTGGCGATTCTTGGCGACATGCTGGAACTTGGGCCCGACGAGATCGCACAGCACCGTGCCATGGCCGATGATCCGGCGATGGAGAAGATCGATCTGGTTCACGCCGCAGGCCCGCTGATGCGGCATCTTTACGATGCCTTGCCAGCGGGAAAACGCGGGACCTGGGCCGAGTCCTCCGCCGAACTCGCCGTGAACGCCATGGATCTGGTCGCGCCCGGCGATATCGTGCTGGTGAAGGGATCGAAATCCTCGAAAGTGTCGGCGGTGGTTGACGCGCTCCGGCAATCAGGGCAAAGGCCCACGCCGCAACAGAAGGGGTAAGCGATGCTCTATTGGTTGAGCAGTTTTTCCGAAGGGGGCGACCTCTTCAACTTGTTTCGATATATTACATTTCGCGCCGGCGCCGCCTTCTTCACTGCGCTGATTTTCGGCTTCATCTTCGGCAGCCCGCTGATCAGCTATCTGCGGAAGGTCCAGAAAAAGGGCCAGCCGATCCGCGATGACGGCCCGGAAGGGCATCTGGTCAAGGCCGGGACACCCACAATGGGCGGTATCCTGATCCTCGCGGCGCTGTTCGTCTCGACCCTGCTCTGGGCGCGGCTGGACAATGGTTATGTCTGGATCGTGCTGCTGGTGACGGCGGGTTACGCCGCCATCGGTTTTGCCGATGATTACGCCAAGGTCAGCAAGAACAATACCAAGGGCGTGTCTGGGCGGCTGCGGATGGGGCTGGGGCTGGCGCTGGCCTTCATCGCCTCGGCCTGGGCCATGTGGCTGCATCCGGCCGAACTGAGCGGGCAACTCGCCATGCCGGTCTTCAAGGATGCGCTCATCAATCTCGGCCTGCTGTTCATCCCCTTCGGCATGATCGTGATCGTCGGCGCCGCCAACGCGGTGAACCTGACCGACGGGCTGGACGGCCTGGCCATCATGCCGGTGATGATCGCTGCCGGAACCCTGGGCGTGATCGCCTATACCGTCGGGCGGGTGGACTTTACCGAATATCTCGGTGTGCACCAGGTGCCGGGAACGGGCGAGATCTTGATCTTTGTCGCTGCCCTGATCGGCGGAGGCTTGGGTTTCCTGTGGTACAACGCCCCACCCGCCGCCGTCTTCATGGGCGATACTGGCTCGCTTGCCCTGGGCGGTTCGCTCGGTGCCATCGCCGTCGTCACCAAGCACGAGATCGTGCTGGCCATTGTCGGCGGGCTCTTCGTGGTCGAAGCGCTCAGCGTCATCATCCAGGTGCTCTATTTCAAGCGCACCGGCAAGCGCGTCTTCCTGATGGCGCCGATCCATCACCATTTCGAGAAGAAAGGCTGGGGAGAGGCGCAGATCGTGATCCGCTTCTGGATCATCGCGCTGGTGCTTGCCTTGATCGGACTGGCGACGCTCAAGCTGCGCTGATACGCTTCTTCTTCATGTAAATATCCTCTGGGGGTCCGGGGGGCGAAGCGCCCCCGGCCCGAGGGCTGAAAAGGTGCAAGTAATGATCCCTGTCCAAGGCGTAGAAGATCAGACCGTCGCCGTCCTCGGGCTTGGCCGCTCGGGCAAGGCGACCGCCGCGGCCTTGCAGGCGGGCGGGGCGAATGTCATCGCGTGGGACGACAGCGTGGATACTCGTGAGGCGGCCGAGGCCGAAGGGTTGCACATCGCCGATCTGACCAGGGACGAGGCATGGCATGGCGTCACCATGCTGGTCACCTCTCCCGGCATTTCGCATCTATACCCCAACCCTCACCCGGTGATCGCCAGGGCCTATGCGCTTGGAATCCCGGTGGATAACGACATCGGCCTGTTCTTTCGCAGTTACGCCGAGGCCAGTTGGGCCGAATTCGATCGTTCGCCCAAGGTGATCGCGGTGACGGGGTCGAACGGCAAATCCACCACCACGGCGCTGATCCACCATATCCTCGAGGAATGCGGTCGGCCCAGCCAGATGGGGGGCAATATCGGCACCGGGGTGCTTTCGCTGGAACCCGCGCAGGATGGCGAAGTCGTGGTGATCGAGCTATCGAGCTATCAGACCGAGCTGGCGCGGGCGCTGACGCCGGATGTTGCCGTGTTCACCAATCTGACGCCGGATCACCTGGACCGTCATGGCGGGACGGGCGGCTATTTCGCAGCGAAACGCCGCCTTTTCGCGGAAGGCGGGCCGGACCGCGCGGTGATCGGCATCGACGAGGCCGAGGGACTGTATCTTGCCGGACAATTGGCGACGGCGCCTTCGGATGACCGGGTGATCCGGGTTTCGGCCGGGCAAAAGCTGGATCGCGCGGCGTGGTCGGTCTTTGTGCGCAAGGGGTTCCTGGCCGAGTATCGCAAGGGGCGGCAGGTGGCATCGATCGATCTGCGCGGGATCGCGGGCCTGCCCGGTGCGCATAATCACCAGAATGCCTGCGCCGCCTATGCGGCCTGCCGGGCGGTGGGGCTGGCCCCGCGCGAGATAGAGGCGGCCTTCCACAGTTTTGCCGGTTTGCCGCATCGCAGCCAATTGGTGGCCGAGATCGATGGCGTCCGCTATGTCAATGATTCCAAGGCAACAAATGTCGATGCTGCCGCCAAGGCGCTGCAGGCGTTCGAGCGTATCCGCTGGATCGCCGGGGGGCTTGGCAAGGATGGCGGGATCGCCGCGCTGACCCCTTATCTGGAGCATGTGAGCAAGGCTTATCTGATCGGCCACTCGGCGCGGGATTTCGCGCTGGAGATCGGCCAGACGCCGCATGAGATCTCGGAGACGATGGAGCAGGCGGTCGCGAAGGCTCATGCCGAGGCCGAACCGGGCGAGACGGTGCTGCTTGCGCCGGCCGCTGCAAGCTTCGATCAGTATCCGAATTTCGAGAAACGGGGCGAGCATTTCACCGCGCTGGTCGAGGGGCTGAAAGCGCGCTGAACCGGCGGGTTTCACGAACGGCCGTGGGTGTTGCGCAACAGTAGCGTGCGTTGCTAGGACAAAACTGTCGCATGCGCGGGTTTCCGGGCCAGCAAATGCTGGGCTTTGGGCTGTGACATGCGTACACCGAGCGTGCACAACCTGTACACAGAGTGTACACCGCTTTTGCGCAAATGCCGCTATGAGGTGACAGATTCTGCCACGCGAGCCGATATTTGTGCCAAACGTGCCCCTTTCCGCTCTGCCGATCCTGACGGGAGGGATGGCGGGTTATACGCCCGCCCGTGTCGCTGAAGCAGCCCTTCGAGCGAACTGCGGTGAGTGACGGCATCGACCCGGCTGCTGCGCATCCATGAGCGAGTTCACATAGTGGCGAACCATGGTGAGTATCGAGGCCGCGAGTGAAACCCTGGCCAGAAAACAGCGGCTTTCTTAAGTAACTAGCTCAATTTGCGCTTGATCGAACTCACTTTCCCCGCTTCTTCTTCACCCAAATATCCCGGGGGTCCGGGGGCAGCGCCCCCGGCCACCGCGGGACGCAATTCGGAACCGAGCCTGATTAAACGCAAACTGCTCTAACCCACTGTCTCGTGAATTTTTATGGCCATGCTTCTCATTGAGGCATTGAGGCTGCGAAGATGTTTGTGACCATTGGTCAGTGGCGCAGTGCTTCTGTTCCTGTCGGCGCCTTGTTGTTTCCGCTCGCGGCTTTCCTATTAGTTTTTCTAAACGGAGCTGCAAGAAATGATATTTTGACGCTCCATTTTGATCGTCATACACGAGATTAATACAGTTTTTCTCATGGTTCTGGGGCGATATGCATCGCGCCCGGCCAAACGCAAGGCAAGGATGATTATGACCAGCGTTCGACTTTTCGGTTTCGCGGCTGCGATGCTCGCCGCCCCGGCTTATGCTCAGGGACTGACCGATCAGAAATTCCAGGAGATCAGCGAGAGGATCTTTCGCCCGGTCATTGAGGAATTTGACATTCCCGGCATCGCGATCGGTGTCACGTTCAAGGGAGAGTCCTATGTCTTCACGGATGGCTTGGCCGATCGCGCGGCGTCGCGCCCGGTAGACCCGGACACGATCTTCGAGCTTGGGTCGAATAGCAAGTTGTTCAACGTCGCGCTCGCCGCTCTGGGGGAAGAGCAAGGTTTGCTGTCGTTGCAGGACCCTGTATCCGCGAAGCTTCCTTCGCTAGCAGGCAGTGCTTTCGACAAGATCTCGCTTTATGATCTGGCTGCCCATGCTACCGGAGGCCTGCCCTTACAGGTTCCGGATGACATATCCGACAATCAGGAGTTGATGACATATCTCGCAGCCTGGATGCCCGATGGAGTCACGAAATCTCTTCGCTCCTACTCTAACGTCAGTATTGGTCTGCTCGGCCTGATCACCGGAGAGCAGTTCGGAAAATCATACAAAGACGCCCTCAAAGAGGACCTGCTGCCCGGTCTTGGCCTCGACAGCACCTTCATCACCGTGCCGGAAGCTGCAATGGGGCGTTATGCCTTCGGCTATTCGCGAACCGATGACAGCCCGATCCGGGTAAATCCCGGTATGCTTGATGCCGAAGCCTATGGTATCAAGTCCACGGTTTCTGACATGATCCGGTTCCTTGACGCTCACCTCGGAAATCTCACGCTTGATGACGAAATAACAGCGGCATTGGCCAGGACGCGGGTGTCCGAATTCGATACCGTCCACTATGCTCAGGCCATGATTTGGGAGGGGTATCCGTGGCCGGTGAATACTTCTGAACTTGCAGCGGGCAATTCGGCAGAAATGGTCATGACGCCGCAACCGATGACGCATCGTGCAGCGAAAGCCCTGGACGGCGAGGTCTTCCTCAACAAGACCGGGGCAACCAACGGATTCGGTTCCTATGTCGCGATGATACCATCCGAGCAGATAGGCGTCGTCGTCCTAGCCAACCGGAACTATCCCAACCCTGTCAGAGCGGACGCAACAGTTGAACTGCTTCACCAGCTTTTGGAAGAGGGTGACGAGTAGTCGGCAAATCATGGTGCGGCTGACGGCTGCATTAACCTGTATGGCCGCCACTCGGGCAGCGCATTGTTTGGCCGCAAAACAGCACAAACTCAGGTAACAGAGGCAGAACCATCTGCCTCTGTTCAGGGCAGGTCACGCCGCGGCCGCTCCGGGTTCTACCAAGGCCACGATATCCATCATGATCCTGTTGAGCTGGAAATCCTTGGGCGTATAGACCCGCGCCACGCCCATGGCGAGCAGGCGCTGCGCATCCTCTTCGGGGATGATGCCGCCGGCGATGACGGGAATATGGCCCAGCCCGGCATCACGCATCCGCTCGACCAGTTCCTCGATCAGGGGGATGTGGCTGCCCGACAGGATGGACAGGCCGACGACATGGGCCTCTTCCTCGCGGGCCCGGGTCACGATCTGTTCGGGGGTCAGGCGAATGCCTTCATAGGTGATGTCCATGCCGCAATCGCGGGCGCGGAAGGCGATCTGTTCGGCGCCGTTGGAATGTCCGTCCAGCCCCGGCTTGCCGACCACGAATTTCAGCCGCCGCCCCAAGCGGGTGCTGACCGCATCCACCGCCTCGCGGATCTCCTCCAGCCCCTCGGTCCGGTTCGAGGGCGAGGCCGACACGCCGGTTGGACCGCGATACTCGCCATGGACCGAGCGCATCACACCGGCCCATTCGCCGGTCGTGACCCCGGCCTTCGCCGCCGCGATGGAAGGAGGCATGATATTGTCGCCATTCTGCGCGGCCTCGCGCAGCGCGGTCAGTGCGGCGCGGGCGGCATCCTCGTCGCGGTTCTTGCGCCATTCGTTCAGGCGGGCGATCTGGTCCTGCTCGACCTCGGGATCGACGACAAGGATGCCGCCTTCTCCGGCGGTCAGCGGTGAGGGCTCCCCCTGTTCCCAACGGTTCACGCCGACCACCACGGTTTCGTTCGATTCGATCTTGCCGAACCGCTCGGCATTCGATTCGACCAGCCGGGACTTCATATAGTCGATGGATGCGATCGCCCCGCCCATCTCGTCCAGCAGCTTCAACTCGTCGCGTGCGCCCGCCTTGAGTTCCTCGACCTTGGCGGCGATGACCGGATTGCCGTCGAACAGGTCGCCATATTCCAGAAGGTCGGTCTCATAGGCGACGATCTGCTGCATCCGCAGCGACCATTGCTGATCCCATGGCCGGGGCAGGCCGAGCGCCTCGTTCCATGCGGGAAGCTGCACCGCCCGCGCCCGCGCGTTTTTCGACAAGGTCACCGCCAGCATTTCCAGCAGGATGCGGTAGACGTTGTTTTCCGGCTGCTGTTCGGTCAGGCCAAGGCTGTTCACCTGTACGCCATAACGGAAACGCCGGTATTTCGGATCCTCGATGCCGTAGCGGGTGGCGGTGATCTCGTCCCACAGTTCGGTGAAGGCGCGCATCTTGCACATCTCGGTGACGAAACGGATGCCCGCATTCACGAAAAAGCTGATCCGCCCTGCCATCGCCGGGAAATCTTCGGCGGGAACCTTGCCCTTCAGGTCGTCCAGCACCGCGATCCCGGTGGCCAGCGCATAGGCCAGTTCCTGCTGCGGCGTCGCCCCTGCCTCTTGCAGGTGGTAGGAGCAGACATTCATCGGGTTCCATTTCGGCAGGCTCTTCGCGGTGAAGGCGGCCACGTCGGTAATCATCCGCAACGAGGGCTTGGGCGGGCAGATATAGGTCCCGCGCGAGAGATATTCCTTGATGATATCGTTCTGCACCGTGCCCTGCAGTTTCGCGACATCTGCCCCCTGTTCCTCGGCCACGGCGATATAGAGCGACAGCAGCCAGGGCGCCGTCGCGTTGATGGTCATCGAGGTATTCATCTGCTCCAACGGGATCTGGTCGAACAGCGTCCGCATGTCGCCCAGGTGGCAGACCGGCACGCCGACCTTGCCGACCTCGCCCCGCGCCAGCACATGATCGCTGTCATAGCCGGTCTGCGTGGGCAGGTCGAAAGCCACCGACAAGCCCGTCTGTCCCTTGGCCAGGTTGCCCCGGTACAGCGCGTTCGACTTTTCAGCCGTGGAATGGCCCGCATAGGTGCGGAACAGCCAGGGTTTGTCCTTCTCGGCCATGATGGTGCCTCGCAACAATCTTTCTGTCTGTGTTCAGATACAGAAACATTCATGCGCCGTCAATTCGCCGCGCCGCAGAAATTCGTGGCGATGCGGTTGCACCGCCACATTTGCGCCTTATTGCTTGGGATGGATGACCAGCCGGTTGTTGACGTCCTGCACGGGGCGGTTGTTCTCACCCATGACTTCGGCCAGTGCCGCGATCTGATCGGCCGAGGCGGTGACCGGGGTGCTCAGGACATGCCATGCCACGCCTTCGGAGCAGGGCGGCGTGGTCAATGAGCCGGAATAGCGGAAGGTTGCCAGCGATTCCGGCAAAAGCGCGGCCGGGTCGAATTCGACCCCGTCGATCTTCTGCGGTTCACCCTCATGCGCGGGCAGGTGCTTGATGATCTTGGCGAGTTCGGGGTTCTCTTTGCCTTCCGCGATCAGGATGGCAAGGACCGAAAGCTGCCCATCGGCCGATTTGTGAACGAAATGCGCCTCTAGCGGGAAATGTTTCCCGTGGATGGCATGTTCGCTCGGGTCATGGAAATGCACCTGGAGCAGGGGAAAATCCTTGCCATCCTCGGTCAGGGCCCCTGAATTGGTCGCATCCAGCTGGATCGTGTGACCGTTGTTCCAGATCGTCATCGGCAGCGGCTTGTAGCTGGAGGTGAATTGCGCTTCGCCCACCGCGTTCGATTCGTCCAGGTCGATGGGTGACTGGCTTCTGCCGAGTTTGCAGGCCAGGTATTGTGCGTCTAGTTCGGCCCAATGGTCGGGCCCGATTTGCCCCGTATATGACCAATGCGGCGCGGAATCATTCGCCAGGGCGAATTGCGGCAGGCAGAGCAGGACCGCTACATATCTTAACATCAAATTTCCTCTTTAAACGTCCGGATTTGTGCCCGGAACTCGGTAACAACGACTGTAGGAATACGCCGATCGCGGCGATCCACCAGCCTTTTTCTAGATTGCATTTTCACGATTTGACGAGGGGATCGGAGAAGACATAATATTTCAAAATTTGATCCTGCAGGATTGCATTGTTGCTAGATCGCTTTTAACAAGTCCTCAACCCGGTGATTCTGCACCGCGGCACGGTGAAGGAGATGCAGATGGCCCTTGATGCCCCGATCGCGCCCTACGAGGCGCCCGAGAAAGACCTTTACAAGATCGGCGAGATGCCGCCCCTCGGCCATGTGCCCAAGCAGATGCATGCCTGGGCCATTCGCCGCGAACGCCATGGAGAACCTGACCAGGCGATGCAGCTTGAAGTCGTGGACACTCCGGCCATCGACAGCAACGAGGTGCTGGTCCTGGTGATGGCGGCCGGCGTCAATTACAACGGCATCTGGGCCGGGCTGGGCCAGCCGATCAGCCCCTTTGACGGGCATGGCGCGGAATATCACATCGCGGGATCGGATGCGTCGGGGATCGTCTGGGCCGTGGGCGACAAGGTCAAGCGCTGGAAGGTCGGCGACGAGGTCGTGATCCATTGCAACCAGGACGATGGCGATGACGAGCATTGCAATGGCGGCGACCCGATGTATTCGCCCAGTCAGCGGATCTGGGGATACGAGACGCCGGACGGGTCGTTCTCGCAATTCACCCGTGTGCAGGCGCAGCAACTCATGCCCCGCCCGCGTCACCTGACATGGGAGGAATCGGCCTGCTACACGCTGACGCTGGCCACCGCCTACCGGATGCTGTTCGGCCATGAACCGCATGAGCTGAAACCGGGCATGAACGTGCTGGTCTGGGGCGCCTCGGGAGGGCTTGGCTCATATGCGATCCAGTTGATCAACGCGGCGGGCGGCAATGCCATCGGCGTGATCAGCGACGAGGACAAGCGTGACTTCGTCATGAGCCTTGGCGCAAAGGGCGTGCTGAACCGCAAGGATTTCAATTGCTGGGGGCAACTGCCGACCGTGAACACGCCCGAATATGCCGACTGGTTCAAGGAGGTCCGCAAGTTCGGCAAGGCCATCTGGGACATCACCGGCAAGGGCAAGAATGTCGATATCGTCTTTGAACATCCGGGCGAAGCGACCTTCCCGGTCTCGACCTTCGTGTGCAAGAAGGGTGGCATGGTGGTGATCTGCGCGGGCACCACCGGGTTCAACTGCACCTTCGATGTCCGCTACCTGTGGATGCATCAGAAGCGCGTGCAGGGCAGCCATTTCGCCCATCTGAAACAGGCCAGCGCCGCCAATCAGCTGATGCTGGAGCGCCGTCTCGATCCCTGCATGTCCGAGGTTTTCCCCTGGGCCGAGATCCCGCAGGCGCATATGAAGATGTACAGGAACGAGCACAAGCCGGGTAACATGTCGGTGCTGGTGCAGGCCCCGACGACCGGCTTGCGCACCTTCGAGGACGCGCTGGAGGCCGGGCGCAAGGGCTGATCCGGCGAATTGGTGACTGGGGCTGGCCGCGCCGGCGACACCGTCGAACAAAGGGGGATGCACAATCGCTGCATCCCCCTTCGCTTTCCGGCCGTCACAGGCTACAGCTTGCCCATGACCGGCCAGACCCTCACCACGACGCCCTCGCTGTCCTCCGACCAAGCCGATGCCTGGGACCGGCTGGCCGAAACCTTCGCTTCCGCCGGGGTGGACCTGACGGCCGAGGAACTCCGCCCGCCGCAGCCCGGCAAGGGGCGCGTCATGGCGGTGATCGGGAAGGCGGGCTCGGGCAAGACGCTGCTCTTGTCGGAGATCACCCGTGCCCTGCGCGAAGCCGGTGTCGAACTGGTCAGTGCCGATTACGAGGGCCGCCGCCGCAAGGACCGCCGCACCGTCGCGATCCTCGCGCCCACCAACAAGGCCGCCTTCGTGCTGCGCACCCGCGGCGTTCCCGCCACCACGATCCACCGCATCCTTTATACGCCCGTCTACGATCCGGAATACGAGCACATCGCCGAATGGCTGACCGGCGAGGGAACCCGCCCCACAGTCGAAGGGCTGACCGATCTCGCGCTGGACCGCGCCAAGGCCTTCTACGGCCAGCATGCCTCGATCCCCGGCGCGCTGGCGGCGGCGGGTCTGCGCGGATCAGATTTCATCAAGGGCTGGAAACGGCGCGAGGACGGGCTGGATATCGGCCTGATCGACGAGGCCTCCATGCTGGACGAGCGCCAGTTCGAGGATCTGCGCGAGATATTCCCGGTTCTGGTCCTGTTCGGGGATCCGGCCCAGCTTGCCCCGGTCGGCCAGTCCGGCGAAATGGTGTTTGACGGTCTCGCCCAATCGCAGCGCCTGATGCTGAGTCGGGTGCACCGGCAGGCCGATGACAGCCCGATCCTCGACCTGGCGCATGCGCTGTCCGACGAAAGCCTTGATTTCAGGGGTTTCGAGCAGATGGTCCGCGAGGCCGCCGCCCGTGATCCCCGGGTGATCTGGGCCGAGCGGGTGGAATCCGACCTAATGGCCCGCAGCCCGGTGCTGGTCTGGCGCAACGCCACCCGCATTCGCCTGATCCATGCTTTCCGCACCGCCTTCGGCGCTCCCGGAGACGCGCTTTTGCCGGGAGAGCCGCTGGTCTGCGATGGGCTTGAATTGCCGCTGAAGCACCGCAAGAAACGCATCGACCTCGAGGCGCGCGGCCTCATCAAGGGCGCACAGGTCGTCTATCTGGGGCCGGGGCGCAAGCCCGGCTTCTCGCGCCTGCATGTGATCGGCGCCGAGGATCCGCGCCTGTCCGCTGCCAGCATCGTCAAGATCGAGATGCCCGAAGCCGAGGAGCCCTTCATCCCCTTCGCCGCCCGCATGGGCGCGGCCTTCCTGCATGGTGCGGCGGTCACGATCCACAAGGCGCAGGGCTCGCAATGGCCCGATGTGCAGGTCTTCGGACCCGATATCAGCGCCGCCGCATGGTCCAACCGCACCGAGGCCGGTATCCCGCTGTGGAAACGGCTGACCTATGTCGCCATCACCCGCGCGCAGGAGCGTCTTTACTGGATCACCCGCCCGCGCCTCGCCCGCCCGTCAGCCGCGCTCTCGACCGCGGATCTGGAGGCGCCGACGGCCCCCCTCACGCTCGAAGCCGATCAGCCTTAACGCCTTCTTCTTCATATAAATATCCAAAATCAGGCGCTTAAGCCCGGCGCACCGCCCGCCCGCTCTCGATTCGTTCGATCGAAAGCCGCAATGCCTCGACCAGAGCCTCTTGTGGAAGTCCGGTCTCCTGCGCCAGCCGCATGATCCCGAAATGCACCCGCGCCACCTCCTGGTAATAGCGTGCGAATGTGTAGTTGATCGAGGCGCCGACAAAGGCGCCAAAGACCGGAGCGGCCTGCGCGGCCAGTTTCTGTCCCAATGAAACGGACAGCTTCGGCGCCACCTTGCTGATCAGCCCCTGCACCGTCTGTCCGGTCACCGACAGGCGCACCGCCAGCAGGCCGAAATCGGTGCCGTCATCGTCTTCCATCGGCCCGGCGGCGGCGAAGACGCGCAGGCATTCCATCCGCACATCCTCGCTGTCGGGGTCGAGCCCATGCTCTTCGGCGATCTCCAACATGGCCCGCAAGATCAGCGTCACCGTGACCGGCAGCTCCACCATTGCCCCCGCGAAACCGCCAGCGCCCCCCGCCGCGCCGCTGAAGGTGCTGGTCAGCCTGTTGAACCAGTCGCCCCGGTTGCGCAGCACGCGCCGCGACCCCGAGGCCGCGGTGAAGGCTCGCATCAGGGCCATACGGGTCAGCCGATCCATCCGTGCGCGGAGGAATTCGGGCAGCCGCCCGATTAGCCCCTCGGCGCTGTTGCCGACGAGATTGAGGATTTCCATGCCGAGCCCACCGGCATCGACATAACGCCGCGCCAGCCGATCGACCTGTTCATGAACGCTCGGATCGTTGATCGGAGGCAGCACCTGCTGCGGTTTCGTCATCATCCTGTCCGTCTCTCGGCTGCCCTGTTTCGTGACATGTCGGATAGATATGGGAAGGCTCGGCCCCGTCTGCCAGTCCGGACGTGGTTTCCGCCCCCGGATCGCGCGTGACCTCTCCCGCGATCCCGGCCCAGGCCCGGTCCTGCAACTCCAACCCCAGCACCCGGTCCGGGTTGGTGGGCGGCGGCATCTCGACCCCGTCCAGGCGAGCGAACCCGAAGCGCGAATAATAGGGTGCATCGCCCACCAGCAGCACCCGCGCCCAGCCCATCTCGCGGGCCCGCTCCAGGCTGTCATGCATCAGGAACCCGCCCAGCCCTTCGCCCTGTGCCGTCGGGTGAACGGCGATCGGGCCCAGCAACAAGGCGCGATGCCCGGCCACGCGCACGGGCCAATAGCGGATCGCGGCCTGCAGGAAGCCCCCCGGATCGCGCAAGAGCAGGCACAGGTCCGCAACCCGATCCACGCCTTCTCGCAGGCGATAGGAGGACAATGCCGTGCGCCCCGGCGCAAAGCACAGATCGTAAAGCGTTTCGATCTCGTATTCGTCTGCAGGCGTCTCGGGGCGGATTTCGAACATGGCGGCTCCGTTTTCCGGGCCCATAGCACGTGAGAAAGGCATGCGGAACATTGCACAGGTCGAAAAGCGGTGGCAGGTTGAGCAGCAAGTCAAGCCAAAGGCGAAAATCAATGTTCTACCGACCCGAGGCCGGCCACGGTCTGCCGCATAATCCCTTCAACGCACTTGTCGCTCCACGTCCTATCGGCTGGATTTCGACCCGTGGCGAGAAGGGCGACAATCTCGCGCCCTATTCCTTTTTCAACGCAGTCGCCTATGTGCCGCCGCAGGTGATGTTCGCCTCGACCAGCGCCAAGCCCGACCGCAAGGGCACCAAGGACAGCGTGGCGCAGATCATCGAGACGGGCGTGTTCTGCGTGAACATTGCCACCGGGGATCTGCGCGACCAGGTGAATGCCAGTTCCGCCCCGCTGCCAGCAGGCCGCAACGAATTCGAAACCGCCGGAATCGAGGCCGCCGAATGCGAAGGCATCGATTGTTCCCGCGTGGCCGGGGCCGCGGCGGCTCTGGAATGCCGCATGACACGGGTCCTGCCATTGGCGGGAAAGGCGAATTTCGCCGTTTTCGGCGTGGTGACGGGGGTGCATATCCGTGACGATTGCATTGTCGAGGGGCGCTTCGATCCGCGTACTGCGGGGGGCTGGATCGCTCGCCTCGGTTACAAGGATTATACCGCCGTAACTGACCTTTTCGAGATGGAACGCCCCGAATGAGCAAGACCGTCAGGGATTATATCCGCAGCATTGCCGATTTTCCGCATGAGGGAATCGTTTTCCGCGATGTGACCACGCTGTTCGCCGATGCGCGGGGTTTCCGGATGGCCATCGACCAGC
This region of Paracoccus saliphilus genomic DNA includes:
- a CDS encoding EcsC family protein — encoded protein: MMTKPQQVLPPINDPSVHEQVDRLARRYVDAGGLGMEILNLVGNSAEGLIGRLPEFLRARMDRLTRMALMRAFTAASGSRRVLRNRGDWFNRLTSTFSGAAGGAGGFAGAMVELPVTVTLILRAMLEIAEEHGLDPDSEDVRMECLRVFAAAGPMEDDDGTDFGLLAVRLSVTGQTVQGLISKVAPKLSVSLGQKLAAQAAPVFGAFVGASINYTFARYYQEVARVHFGIMRLAQETGLPQEALVEALRLSIERIESGRAVRRA
- a CDS encoding flavin reductase family protein encodes the protein MFYRPEAGHGLPHNPFNALVAPRPIGWISTRGEKGDNLAPYSFFNAVAYVPPQVMFASTSAKPDRKGTKDSVAQIIETGVFCVNIATGDLRDQVNASSAPLPAGRNEFETAGIEAAECEGIDCSRVAGAAAALECRMTRVLPLAGKANFAVFGVVTGVHIRDDCIVEGRFDPRTAGGWIARLGYKDYTAVTDLFEMERPE